The Campylobacter concisus genome has a window encoding:
- a CDS encoding RecB-like helicase: MKNFLALKASAGSGKTFALSVRYIALVLRGENINEIVALTFTKKAANEMKERIIATFLDLQNKKGELEAVCAELDISQDEAIKRRDERLGVFLQSELKIYTFDAFFSGILKKFSQNLGISPDYSVQDSLQDLAWKKFVKEASKDKKLLSELALMMIISSQKEASFSQTLAKFYESFGGELKDSGASYPDDSKVRAAQRAINEYIGLQNGASDAAKKTFGEQNLFELFKSKVFARESLDYRTFNKIYTPELDRLFFELKEAAKNYILEVEKYRLSGFSKLLKLYKASNLELNKEINALSFADINKLVFKLLVQNLDKEALYFRLDGRINHLLVDEFQDTNVIQYEIILPLIAEIVSGYGQNGLGSFFYVGDTKQSIYKFRGGKKELFDKLGDDFTQIDIENLPSNYRSLKALVKFNNAVFEEIYQRYGLSFEPQEPAKKDETLSYEVSGECAYFEVEKDDYGYLRVLSDEDIAGAVVSQASELLKAGVNASDITVLCWKNSDISLISEVLSSAGIKSVNEGTLELKRTPLVAAIIEYAKFCLFKEEIYEKNVKALVNANVKKLNIKPEVSATNSLFYLAKNLGISMADVDILRLFELSVGYKNLSDFIFNLENFSSKISPKSSDGVRVMTVHKSKGLEFAHVIVCDMMGKGRGDDSNFITEYSEKGEWIVKSKISGRENFDSDYASVLEQMKELEKQENINKIYVAFTRATKSLIIIKQAVPSGNSPSFFSFYTRSDKSEANDYLDLKEFSFGKILPSKTEKKELKKDEKMPEILKIERQEVEAKEQKTSGKNLSAIYFGLAFHYLLEMSEKFDEISLEKAKNLMLNKFHKFLSLEALEDAFFRAKMLIREPKFIECIKGKEIYKEQPFKVKNELKQMDLFCFNEREICVIDYKTTDKNIEENKKQVKEYKDALAKFYEKHSIIAVIFYALEGKISYIEV; this comes from the coding sequence ATGAAAAATTTTTTAGCCCTAAAAGCAAGTGCTGGAAGCGGTAAGACCTTTGCGCTGAGCGTTCGCTACATCGCTTTGGTGCTTCGAGGCGAAAATATAAACGAGATCGTGGCTTTAACTTTTACAAAAAAGGCAGCAAACGAGATGAAAGAGCGCATAATCGCTACTTTTTTGGACTTGCAAAACAAAAAAGGCGAGCTTGAAGCGGTGTGCGCGGAGCTTGATATAAGCCAAGATGAGGCGATAAAAAGGCGAGATGAGCGCCTTGGCGTCTTTTTGCAAAGCGAGCTAAAAATTTATACATTTGATGCGTTTTTCTCTGGGATTTTGAAAAAATTTAGCCAAAATTTAGGCATTAGCCCTGATTACAGCGTGCAAGATAGCTTGCAAGATCTGGCGTGGAAAAAATTTGTAAAAGAGGCGAGCAAGGATAAAAAGCTTCTTAGTGAGCTAGCACTTATGATGATCATCTCAAGCCAAAAAGAGGCTAGCTTTTCGCAGACTTTGGCAAAATTTTATGAAAGCTTTGGCGGCGAGCTAAAAGATAGTGGCGCAAGCTATCCAGATGATAGCAAAGTAAGGGCGGCGCAAAGGGCGATAAATGAGTATATAGGCTTGCAAAATGGCGCTAGCGATGCGGCTAAAAAGACATTTGGCGAGCAGAATTTATTTGAGCTATTTAAGAGTAAGGTTTTTGCTAGAGAAAGCCTAGATTACCGCACTTTTAACAAAATTTATACCCCAGAGCTTGATAGGCTCTTTTTTGAGCTAAAAGAGGCAGCAAAAAACTACATTTTAGAGGTCGAAAAGTATAGGCTAAGTGGCTTTAGCAAGCTATTAAAACTTTATAAGGCGTCAAATTTAGAGCTAAACAAGGAGATAAATGCGCTAAGTTTTGCTGATATAAACAAGCTGGTTTTTAAGCTTTTGGTGCAAAATTTGGATAAAGAAGCGCTTTATTTTAGGCTCGATGGCAGGATAAATCACCTCTTAGTCGATGAGTTTCAAGATACAAACGTGATCCAGTATGAGATCATCTTGCCATTAATCGCTGAAATCGTCTCTGGATACGGCCAAAACGGGCTTGGAAGCTTCTTTTACGTGGGTGACACGAAGCAGAGCATCTATAAATTTAGGGGTGGCAAAAAGGAGCTTTTTGACAAGCTTGGAGATGATTTTACTCAGATAGATATAGAAAATTTGCCAAGCAACTACCGAAGTTTAAAGGCTTTGGTGAAATTTAATAACGCCGTTTTTGAAGAAATTTATCAAAGATATGGGCTTAGTTTTGAGCCACAAGAGCCGGCTAAAAAAGATGAGACGCTAAGCTACGAGGTAAGTGGCGAGTGTGCGTATTTTGAAGTAGAAAAAGATGACTACGGCTACTTGCGTGTGCTAAGCGATGAAGATATCGCAGGTGCGGTCGTTTCGCAAGCAAGTGAGCTTTTAAAAGCTGGCGTAAATGCAAGCGATATAACCGTGCTTTGCTGGAAAAATAGCGACATTAGCCTCATCTCAGAAGTGCTTAGTAGCGCAGGGATCAAAAGCGTCAATGAAGGCACTTTGGAGCTAAAAAGAACGCCGCTTGTCGCTGCAATCATCGAGTATGCGAAATTTTGCCTATTTAAAGAAGAAATTTATGAAAAAAATGTAAAAGCGCTAGTAAATGCAAATGTCAAAAAACTAAACATAAAGCCAGAAGTGAGCGCGACAAATAGCCTATTTTACCTAGCGAAAAATTTAGGCATAAGCATGGCAGACGTTGATATCTTGAGGCTTTTTGAGCTAAGCGTGGGGTATAAAAATTTAAGTGATTTTATATTTAACCTTGAAAACTTTAGCTCTAAAATCAGCCCAAAAAGTAGCGACGGCGTGAGAGTGATGACCGTGCATAAGTCAAAGGGGCTTGAGTTTGCTCACGTCATAGTTTGCGATATGATGGGTAAGGGCAGGGGCGATGACTCAAATTTCATAACCGAATATAGCGAAAAGGGCGAGTGGATCGTAAAGAGTAAAATTTCAGGTAGAGAAAATTTTGATAGCGACTATGCAAGCGTTTTAGAGCAGATGAAAGAGCTTGAAAAGCAAGAAAATATCAATAAAATTTACGTCGCATTCACAAGGGCAACAAAGTCGCTCATCATCATCAAACAAGCCGTCCCAAGCGGAAATAGCCCAAGCTTTTTTTCATTTTACACAAGAAGCGACAAGAGCGAAGCAAACGACTATCTTGATCTAAAAGAGTTTAGCTTTGGCAAAATTTTGCCTAGTAAAACTGAGAAAAAAGAGCTAAAAAAAGATGAAAAAATGCCTGAAATTTTAAAGATAGAGAGGCAAGAGGTAGAGGCGAAAGAGCAAAAGACGAGTGGGAAAAATTTAAGTGCGATATATTTTGGTCTGGCGTTTCACTATCTGCTTGAGATGAGCGAGAAATTTGATGAAATTTCACTAGAAAAAGCTAAAAATTTGATGCTAAATAAATTTCATAAATTTTTGTCGCTTGAGGCACTTGAAGATGCTTTTTTTAGGGCAAAAATGCTTATAAGAGAGCCAAAATTTATAGAGTGCATAAAAGGCAAAGAAATTTATAAAGAGCAGCCATTTAAAGTGAAAAATGAGCTAAAACAGATGGACCTTTTTTGTTTTAATGAGCGTGAAATTTGTGTGATTGATTATAAAACGACAGATAAAAATATAGAAGAGAACAAAAAACAGGTAAAAGAGTATAAAGATGCGCTCGCTAAATTTTATGAAAAACATAGTATAATCGCCGTTATTTTCTATGCACTTGAAGGCAAAATTTCATATATTGAAGTTTAA
- a CDS encoding PD-(D/E)XK nuclease family protein, with product MRNLNQLFVFTNSRKIREFNAGFNDELIPKSLSIAEFYKKAVFVNGRFECDSTYALVLMNRSCASVKEANSVLKIPTEFFEFLKNNDYLFSFFKELAISKKSIAEIKFNDIYADFEEHLSILEAVLKEYESLLDKEDLYDDITLPKIYSINEAYIRSFSEISLHIDGILSEFEWEILEKISKLTTLKIIFQTSVFNKKLIDKIRQISAINELENYKKYELNLNTNELTCLENITKFEPVLVRNFATRSLQCAYAMAKASEFVREGIKPENIAVILPDEGFSEILRLHDSAKIFNYAMGESFKNTKFYEALYYITRAINEEASPVFDQSRCESYEELGFILSEFGVSVQLFEKFRAGYFELCEFAKFKELIDELLVLENEPRCEEKLALELFRMENLCRYFSFSLKQLSEIFLLNILRLSIDDVGGGKISVMGILESRGMKFDGVIIVDFNDNFIPARSANEMFLNSKVRQKAGLISYVERENLQRFYYESLINNAKKVAISCCVNEESIPSRFLKNFKTIKDEKFSDEAYLKLFLKGEASLNLSDDEVILEHDFFANPLSFSTLNLFLTCPRKYYYTKIAHIDAPKAIASELGTKQGNSVHSALFEYYTSEFYKQNNTFDLAVFKEMLAKQNLTPLEFEIWTHKFKEYEIYENERLRAGFRVLECEKEMQSEFCGVQIKGFIDRIDADANGDVLILDYKTGEANVNSLQLAFYEALYGGEVRSAYYALKNEPSLLCPKKSVEDLNGEIEKLKAINKTKINFERKSGACAFCEYVTLCRREL from the coding sequence ATGCGCAATCTAAATCAACTTTTCGTCTTTACAAACTCGCGTAAGATCAGGGAATTTAACGCTGGTTTTAATGACGAGCTAATCCCAAAAAGCCTAAGCATCGCAGAGTTTTATAAAAAAGCCGTTTTTGTAAATGGTCGCTTTGAGTGCGATAGCACCTACGCTTTAGTGCTTATGAACAGATCCTGTGCCAGCGTCAAAGAGGCAAACTCGGTGCTTAAAATCCCAACTGAGTTTTTTGAGTTTTTGAAAAACAACGACTATCTTTTTTCATTTTTTAAAGAGCTAGCTATCAGCAAAAAGAGCATTGCTGAGATAAAATTTAACGACATTTACGCTGATTTTGAGGAGCATTTAAGCATACTTGAAGCGGTTTTAAAAGAGTATGAGAGCTTGCTTGATAAAGAGGATCTTTATGATGATATAACCCTGCCAAAAATTTACTCGATAAATGAAGCTTACATAAGAAGTTTTAGTGAAATTTCACTGCACATTGATGGCATTTTAAGCGAGTTTGAGTGGGAAATTTTAGAAAAAATTTCAAAACTAACCACGCTAAAAATTATCTTTCAAACTAGCGTTTTTAACAAAAAACTAATCGATAAGATAAGGCAAATTTCAGCCATTAATGAGCTTGAAAACTATAAAAAATATGAGCTAAATTTAAACACAAACGAGCTAACTTGCTTAGAAAATATCACAAAATTTGAGCCAGTTTTAGTAAGAAATTTCGCTACAAGGAGCTTGCAGTGCGCTTACGCTATGGCAAAGGCGAGCGAGTTTGTGCGTGAGGGCATAAAGCCTGAAAATATCGCAGTCATATTGCCAGATGAGGGCTTTAGCGAGATTTTAAGGCTTCATGATAGCGCTAAAATTTTTAACTACGCTATGGGTGAGAGCTTTAAAAATACAAAATTTTATGAGGCGCTTTACTACATCACAAGAGCGATCAATGAAGAGGCAAGCCCAGTTTTTGATCAAAGCAGGTGTGAGAGCTACGAGGAGCTTGGCTTTATTTTAAGCGAATTTGGCGTGAGCGTGCAGCTTTTTGAGAAATTTAGGGCTGGCTATTTTGAGTTGTGTGAATTCGCTAAATTTAAAGAGCTAATAGATGAGCTTTTGGTGCTTGAAAATGAGCCAAGATGCGAAGAGAAGCTCGCACTTGAGCTTTTTAGGATGGAGAATTTATGCAGGTATTTTAGCTTTAGCTTAAAGCAGCTAAGTGAGATTTTCTTGCTAAATATCTTGCGCCTAAGCATCGACGACGTGGGCGGCGGAAAGATCAGCGTCATGGGCATTCTAGAGAGCCGCGGGATGAAATTTGATGGCGTCATCATAGTTGATTTTAACGACAACTTCATCCCAGCAAGAAGCGCAAACGAGATGTTTTTAAACTCAAAAGTGAGGCAAAAAGCGGGGCTTATAAGCTACGTTGAGCGTGAAAATTTGCAGAGATTTTACTACGAAAGTCTCATAAATAACGCCAAAAAAGTGGCGATAAGTTGCTGCGTAAATGAAGAGAGCATACCTTCAAGATTTTTAAAAAATTTCAAAACGATAAAAGATGAGAAATTTAGCGATGAGGCCTATTTAAAGCTATTTTTAAAAGGGGAGGCGAGTTTAAATTTAAGTGACGATGAGGTTATTTTAGAGCATGATTTCTTCGCAAATCCACTCTCGTTTTCGACGCTAAATTTATTTCTAACTTGCCCAAGAAAATACTACTACACAAAGATAGCCCACATAGATGCGCCAAAAGCTATTGCAAGCGAGCTTGGCACAAAGCAAGGAAACAGCGTTCATAGCGCACTTTTTGAATACTATACGAGTGAGTTTTATAAGCAAAATAACACCTTTGATCTAGCCGTTTTTAAAGAGATGCTAGCAAAGCAAAATCTTACGCCACTTGAGTTTGAAATTTGGACGCATAAATTTAAAGAGTATGAAATTTATGAAAACGAGCGTTTAAGGGCTGGTTTTAGGGTGCTTGAGTGTGAAAAAGAGATGCAAAGCGAGTTTTGCGGCGTGCAGATAAAGGGATTTATCGATAGGATCGATGCAGACGCAAACGGCGACGTACTCATACTTGATTATAAAACGGGCGAAGCAAATGTAAATTCGCTCCAGCTTGCCTTTTACGAAGCGCTTTACGGCGGAGAGGTGCGAAGTGCTTACTATGCCCTAAAAAACGAGCCTAGCTTACTATGCCCTAAAAAAAGCGTAGAGGATCTAAACGGCGAGATAGAAAAGCTAAAAGCCATAAACAAAACCAAGATAAATTTTGAAAGAAAGAGCGGTGCTTGCGCATTTTGCGAATACGTCACACTTTGTAGGAGAGAGTTATGA
- the nhaA gene encoding Na+/H+ antiporter NhaA codes for MGGIKEFLKHEASGGILLMIATVAALLCQNTFLSDFYNEFLNTKFTMSFGEYGLSKPLILWVNDGLMAVFFFLIGLELKREVLEGELKNPSQIALPAIGAAGGLIVPAVIFYLFTKHDSFALGGWAIPTATDIAFALGILSLLGPRVPTSLKIFLMTLAIVDDLCAIVIIALFYTSELSAQMLAVASVCLAALFALNRLGVKSKAAYLIVSAVMWVAVLKSGVHATLAGVVAAFFIPLSFKDEPGKSMLKSIEHDLHGWVAFGVLPIFAFVNAGISLRGVGLDEILSPVALGTALGLFIGKQVGVFSFSFLAIKFKLAKLPEGSNFIQLYGIAVLCGVGFTMSLFINGLAYNDTDAFAYTDKLAILLGSVVSGAAGFILLKFSAKN; via the coding sequence ATGGGCGGAATAAAAGAGTTTTTAAAACACGAAGCCAGCGGCGGGATTTTGCTGATGATCGCTACGGTCGCGGCGCTACTGTGTCAAAATACGTTTTTGAGCGATTTTTACAACGAATTTTTAAATACCAAATTTACCATGAGCTTCGGCGAATACGGACTAAGCAAACCCCTGATCTTGTGGGTGAACGACGGGTTGATGGCGGTATTTTTCTTTCTCATCGGACTTGAGCTAAAGCGCGAGGTGCTGGAGGGCGAGCTAAAAAATCCGTCGCAAATCGCGCTACCAGCGATCGGCGCGGCAGGCGGCCTGATAGTGCCCGCGGTTATCTTCTATCTTTTTACGAAGCACGACTCCTTCGCGCTTGGCGGCTGGGCGATACCGACGGCGACGGATATCGCGTTTGCTCTGGGGATTTTGAGCCTACTCGGGCCTCGCGTACCGACTAGTTTAAAAATTTTCCTCATGACGCTAGCGATCGTCGACGACCTTTGCGCGATCGTGATTATCGCGCTATTTTACACGAGCGAGCTTAGCGCCCAAATGCTTGCGGTCGCGAGCGTTTGCCTAGCCGCACTTTTTGCGCTAAACAGACTCGGCGTAAAGAGCAAGGCGGCGTATCTAATCGTAAGCGCGGTGATGTGGGTAGCGGTGCTAAAATCTGGCGTTCACGCCACGCTTGCCGGCGTCGTGGCGGCCTTTTTCATACCGCTTAGCTTTAAAGACGAGCCGGGCAAATCTATGCTAAAAAGCATCGAGCACGACCTGCACGGCTGGGTGGCGTTTGGCGTGCTGCCGATATTTGCCTTCGTAAACGCAGGCATCTCACTGCGAGGCGTCGGACTGGACGAGATTTTGTCTCCGGTCGCGCTAGGCACGGCGCTGGGGCTTTTCATCGGCAAGCAAGTCGGGGTATTTTCTTTTAGCTTTTTGGCGATCAAATTTAAGCTAGCCAAGCTGCCAGAGGGGTCAAATTTCATCCAGCTTTACGGCATCGCAGTACTTTGCGGCGTAGGATTTACGATGAGCCTTTTCATTAACGGCCTAGCCTACAACGACACGGACGCCTTTGCCTACACCGACAAGCTCGCTATCTTGCTAGGTTCGGTAGTTTCGGGTGCCGCGGGGTTTATATTGCTTAAATTTAGCGCCAAAAACTAA
- a CDS encoding FixH family protein yields MAKKSFWPYGIVLSIVAIILACAATIVVAINNPVEMDSAYMQSHQSIDENITSIKESEARFDEKFDLKFEPEFKGLQGKFKFLLTPKNGEISSLGYEILLTRPQTNKDNKTLSASWQENELVSESVGLKEGRWQLLLRLSDKQDTRYYKFDFNATK; encoded by the coding sequence ATGGCTAAAAAGAGCTTTTGGCCTTATGGCATCGTGCTTAGCATAGTCGCTATCATCTTGGCTTGTGCCGCAACCATCGTTGTTGCGATCAACAACCCAGTCGAGATGGATAGCGCTTATATGCAAAGTCATCAAAGCATCGATGAAAATATCACATCTATAAAAGAGAGCGAGGCAAGATTTGATGAGAAATTTGACCTTAAATTTGAGCCAGAATTTAAAGGTTTGCAGGGTAAGTTTAAATTTCTTCTAACGCCAAAAAATGGCGAAATTTCAAGCCTTGGCTATGAAATTTTACTAACTCGCCCACAAACAAACAAAGATAACAAAACATTAAGCGCCTCATGGCAAGAGAATGAGCTTGTAAGCGAGAGTGTTGGCCTAAAAGAGGGCAGGTGGCAGCTACTTTTAAGGCTAAGCGACAAGCAAGATACGAGATATTATAAATTTGATTTTAACGCTACAAAGTAA
- a CDS encoding DUF4006 family protein yields the protein MENKNRNIFALNGISGFLIAVVLLLSILAVLTYVGIGLQKEVATKPYSLKDAASIEMKSVDNAKHVIVKE from the coding sequence ATGGAAAATAAAAATAGAAACATCTTTGCCTTAAACGGCATTAGCGGATTTTTAATAGCGGTGGTGCTTTTGCTCTCTATCCTAGCGGTGCTTACATACGTTGGCATCGGCTTGCAAAAAGAGGTCGCAACCAAACCTTACTCACTAAAAGATGCAGCTAGCATCGAGATGAAGAGCGTAGATAACGCTAAACACGTCATTGTAAAGGAGTAG
- a CDS encoding cbb3-type cytochrome c oxidase N-terminal domain-containing protein, protein MQWLNLEDNVNLLALIGAALIIVLTIVVAGRYVGQMKVKKDESVELSEHNWDGIGEYKNPVPLGWAVVFLLALVWAVWYYLLGYPLNSYSQIGEYNKEVKEANAKFEKEYANPSKETLHAMGESIYLVQCSACHGITGDGIGGKAANLQIWGSEKGIVETILNGSKGLDYPMGEMPAGLADADSAKAIAAYVAKEISAIKSTKNENLVATGKELYATCASCHGEDGKGMDGMSVDLSKYGSASFVADVLNRGKKGAIGTMPKFNDGRLNEIQQSAVGEYVISLSKGE, encoded by the coding sequence ATGCAATGGCTAAATTTAGAAGATAATGTAAATTTACTAGCTCTTATAGGAGCGGCTCTAATCATCGTGCTTACCATCGTTGTAGCTGGTAGGTATGTGGGGCAGATGAAGGTTAAAAAAGATGAGAGCGTTGAGCTTAGCGAGCACAACTGGGACGGCATAGGTGAGTACAAAAACCCTGTCCCACTTGGCTGGGCGGTTGTCTTTTTACTAGCGCTAGTTTGGGCGGTTTGGTACTATTTGCTGGGCTATCCGCTAAATTCTTACTCACAAATCGGCGAGTATAACAAAGAGGTTAAAGAGGCAAACGCCAAATTTGAAAAAGAGTATGCAAACCCAAGCAAAGAGACGCTTCACGCTATGGGCGAAAGCATCTATCTCGTGCAGTGCTCGGCATGTCACGGCATCACAGGCGATGGCATAGGTGGCAAGGCTGCAAATTTACAAATTTGGGGTAGCGAAAAAGGCATAGTTGAGACTATACTAAATGGCTCAAAAGGGCTTGATTACCCTATGGGTGAGATGCCAGCAGGCTTAGCTGACGCTGATAGCGCAAAGGCGATCGCAGCTTACGTGGCTAAAGAGATAAGCGCGATAAAAAGCACTAAAAATGAAAATTTAGTAGCCACTGGCAAAGAGCTTTATGCTACATGTGCGTCGTGCCACGGCGAAGATGGCAAGGGCATGGATGGTATGTCAGTTGATCTTAGCAAATATGGATCGGCTAGCTTTGTAGCTGACGTGCTAAATCGTGGCAAAAAAGGAGCGATCGGCACTATGCCTAAATTTAATGATGGCAGGCTAAATGAGATCCAGCAAAGCGCAGTTGGCGAGTACGTCATATCGCTATCAAAGGGCGAATAA
- a CDS encoding cytochrome c oxidase, cbb3-type, CcoQ subunit, producing MENIREFQAYGYFFLTAFLAITLYAYFFHLYKSEKTGRRNYEKYSKLALNDEIGGEILERKATKESVCNG from the coding sequence ATGGAGAACATTAGAGAGTTTCAAGCTTATGGCTATTTTTTCTTGACAGCATTTTTGGCGATCACTTTGTATGCTTATTTTTTTCATCTTTATAAGAGCGAAAAAACTGGTAGAAGAAACTATGAGAAATACTCAAAACTAGCGCTTAACGATGAGATCGGTGGCGAAATTTTAGAGCGTAAGGCTACAAAGGAGAGCGTATGCAATGGCTAA
- the ccoO gene encoding cytochrome-c oxidase, cbb3-type subunit II produces MFAWLEKNPFFFAVCVFVVIAYAGIVEILPDFANRARPLEGTKPYTVLELAGKNIYMQNGCNTCHSQMIRPFKAETDRYGMYSLSGEFAYDRPHLWGSKRTGPDLMRVGNYRTTDWHENHMLNPASVVPGSIMPAYPFLFKKNADIETAYAEALTVKKVFNTPYDEKDMPALGTLEQTNANVKAEAAAIIENMKDEQVKSAFAKGEIRQIVALIAYLNSLK; encoded by the coding sequence AATCCATTCTTTTTTGCGGTTTGTGTATTTGTCGTTATCGCTTACGCTGGCATAGTTGAAATTTTGCCAGACTTTGCAAACAGAGCTAGACCGCTTGAGGGCACAAAGCCTTACACCGTCTTAGAGTTAGCTGGCAAAAACATCTATATGCAAAATGGCTGCAACACTTGCCACTCTCAAATGATCCGTCCATTTAAAGCAGAGACCGATAGATACGGTATGTACTCGCTAAGTGGCGAGTTTGCATACGATCGCCCGCACCTTTGGGGCTCAAAAAGAACAGGACCAGATCTTATGCGTGTGGGTAACTATAGAACGACTGACTGGCATGAAAATCACATGCTAAATCCAGCCTCAGTAGTGCCAGGCTCGATCATGCCAGCATATCCATTTTTATTTAAGAAAAATGCTGATATAGAGACTGCTTACGCTGAAGCGCTAACGGTTAAAAAGGTCTTTAACACGCCTTATGACGAAAAAGATATGCCAGCACTTGGCACGCTAGAGCAGACAAATGCTAACGTCAAGGCTGAGGCTGCAGCTATCATCGAAAATATGAAAGATGAGCAGGTAAAAAGTGCTTTTGCAAAAGGTGAAATTCGCCAGATCGTAGCACTGATTGCTTATCTAAATAGCCTAAAGTAG